One Paramormyrops kingsleyae isolate MSU_618 unplaced genomic scaffold, PKINGS_0.4 ups86, whole genome shotgun sequence genomic window, AGTACTAAGGAATATAAAATTAGCGCTTACTCAGAAGgtattaaattagaaaatatacCTTTTAAAACATAGAAGATACTGATTTTCAGTGTACAAGTTATGGTCCAGGAAAAGAAGAGTAACATGAAACATGCAAAACGATAGATATTCAGTTAGAACTTAATGGGTTTGATATTTTTACTGAACATGCAAGCCCAAAAGAATCGATGTTAATGTTAAAAACACCATTCACCTTAGTTTtgagtatgttttttttttgcaaccatttttttattgggttttagtACAATGCACacaaaagtgacacatcaaaactgttcaacatacaaaacaaagaaaaaacactAGAACCgaaaccccaccccacccccaaccccaccggagcaagacattaaaggaaacaaaagaaaataaaaatgatacagttttactatatacatacacagtaatatacatacagcaataataaataaaacatatatatatatatatacacacacacatatatatacatatacatacacatatatatatatacatatacataaacatatatacactcacctaaaggattattaggaacacctgttcaatttctcattaatgcaattatctaatccaccaatcacatggcagttgcttcaatgcatttaggggtgtggtcctggtcaagacaatctcctgaactccaaactgaatgtcagaatgggaaagaaaggtgatttaagcaattttgagtgtggcatggttgttggtgccagacgggccggtctgagtatttcacaatctgctcagttactgggattttcacgcacaaccatttctagggtttacaaagaatggtgtgcaaagggaaaaacatccagtatgcggcagtcctgtgggcgaaaatgccttgttgatgctagaggtcagaggagaatgggccgactgattcaagctgatagaagagcaactttgactgaaataaccactcgttacaaccgaggtatgcagcaaagcatttgtgaagccacaacacgcacaaccttgagtcggatgggctacaacagcagaagaccccaccgggtaccactcatctccactacaaataggaaaaagagactacaatttgcacgagctcaccaaaattggacagttgaagactggaaaaatgttgcctggtctgatgagtctcgatttctgttgagacattcaaatggtagagtcagaatttggcgtaaacagaatgagaacatggatccatcatgccttgttaccactgtgcaggctggtggtggtggtgtaatggtgtgggggatgttttcttggcacactttaggccccttagtgccaattgggcatcatttcaatgccacggcctacctgagcattgtttctgaccatggccatccctttatgaccaccatgtacccatcctctgatggctacttccagcaggataatgtaccatgtcacaaagctcgaatcatttcaaattggtttcttgaacatgacaatgagttcactgtactaaaatggcccccacagtcaccagatctcaacccaatagagcatctttgggatgtggtggaatgggagctttgtgccctggatgtgcatcccacaaatctccatcaactgcaagatgctatcctatcaaaatgggccaacatttctaaagaatgctttcagcaccttgttgaatcaatgccacgtagaattaaggcagttctgaaggcgaaagggggtcaaacaccgtattagtatggtgttcctaataatcctttaggtgagtgtatatacatatatacatgcatacacatatacatacacatgcagacacatacacatacatacatacatacatacatacatacatacatacacctataaatgcatatgcatgcacacccccataCATCCATTACTTTTGAGGATATTAAAGAACTAAAAAGCTCTTTATGGTTACATAAGTGATTTAAAGCGCTGGGAGTGAATGTTTCTGACCTTAACTGACGTTTAATCTTGCTTGTAAAGCCTGTGCAGAGCACATTCAAATTCACCCCAATTGAAATTGATCTACAATAATCCCACATTTTTTGAGTATTCTATGAACTCTATTTCATTATAAAGCAGGAATTGATTTCTCAAACTATATTTAccctaaatattttatttttagaataTTTTGACAAGAAAATACACACTTTTCAATGCCTTGCATGACACTAAATTTGGTTTTCATGCTGTTGCAGGCATGCCTGGCATTGTAGGTGCAGTGGGAGGAAGGCTCATTCCTACTGGTATTCCCAGCCTCCTGAATCCCATCTGCACCTGTCAAAAATGCTTCTCAGCACTAGGTCTCAATGTCCAGGTGATATGTAGACTTCAAGGACATTGTACAGACACTGTGGCTAAGTGGCCTATAGCAGTACACCTGATGCTTATATCTGGTCCAGCTTTGGAGTGTGTCACATGGCAAAGGATGGTGCATTTGCTGGTGGCTAGTTATTGGGAGACAGCAGGTACATTAATGGTGAAGAGCAACACCATGGCTGCCACCAAAGCTAGAAAGGCATGCTGGCAGCAAGTCACTGATGGTGTAAATGCTTAGAAACAGTGTGATTGTTAAGAAAAAGTCAATAATTGTCATAATTTTCAAATGTGCTTTGTGGTTTTTGTAACTATCCTTAGTCtttatattcatattcataatccatttttattattcattttattattatatataaataaacatgtcaCCCTTCAAAATCAGTTCAGCATTCCTttatccatctctctctctcacacacacacacatacacacacagcatgcgTGTGTTTGGGAAAGATGACAAAGGTGTTGACATATTTTAGTAGAGTGACATCCATGTTCATTTAGAATTACACCATTCAAAGTGAAAAAGCATAGAATAAATGGATTAATAACTGTAAGGCTTAATGAGATGTCCTGTAAAGTGTGGTTTAACAAAGTGACTATGGGGGATAATGCACACTGCTTGACTTTCTGGTAATGTACTTCTATACATCTTTATTAATAACTGCGCTGGGTCTATTCACCACCAGCTATTGAATGTGAGGAGCACAtatgaacatccatccatccatccacccacccattttctgtaaacacTTATCCTTGATTGAAGGAGATCTAGAGCCTATCCTGTAGGTTCaaggggcacaaggcagggaacaacccaggatggggtgtcaacccatcacagggcacattcacgccccattcactcacacatgcacacctatgggcaatttggcaactccaatcagcctcagcatgtttttggactgtggggggaaaccagagtacccagaggaaaccccacgacgacatggggagaacatgcatacTCTGCACATATGGATCCCTgggggagactcaaacccaggtcccagaggtgtgaggtgacagtgctagccactgcactcccccaccacccccatatgaaaattcaaatattaattaaaatttgcttGTAATTTGGAAAACCATGGGGTGTGCAAGAGTTGCTATAAATTCAAATTGCTGAAACAATAACTCATTAAATCAAAGACTGACTCTTAGATACTGACAAGATTTAGCACACATAGTGAAAGGGCTGTGGACTGTGGACATCAAAGGTCTAAGACTAAAAATTTCCTGGCTTGCTTGATGAAAGGTATTGCAGCCTGAGGAGTGAATATCATATATACAGCTACAGGGCTTGGACTGAATTACCTAATcaatagtgtttgaggtttcacGCCTATATATGCAGTCTGGTGGCCAGTCTTCACGGACTGCACATTCCACCAGTAACAGAGGATtgtgaaggttgaattagcagagTAATAGCACagctgtatataaaatattgcaatccgCACCTCATAATGGAAGACGCATCGGAgttcaaatgaaaacaaattgtggacaatgtgaaacatgtatTGTTCTCTAATGAGTCCATCTTCACAAGCATGATCCTTAAACACAGGGGgggttccacaaagcaggatttctagTTAGCTGGGTTAAGATAGAAGTCATAATTGTCCAATAAGACTTTAAGTACTGCCCTAGTGACAACCAAAGATACaaatttgtactttttttctgacagtgatGTGAATCTTTATATTGAAAATGCATCAAATTGTATGcaaatacaaatgtattttacccatctctgcacacacacacacatacacatacacacacacgcaccgaTTACAATTCTTAATGCTTTGATACAGGACTGATCTTTTTAACGAGAATTCTGGGATATCGACATACAAATAATGAATATACTGATAGTATTGTTCATCAAGTAAAATATTGTTCAGATATtgcaaaaaatttaaattcCCTTTGTTGACTGCATGCTGGTGACAGTCATTAATTTAGGAGGCAGGTCACGGCATACTGACTGCATCATGGGATCTAGTCGCTAACTCCTAGGCggtagggggcgctacaataCCAACACCATGAGCAGAGGGTGTTCTTCGGGGTTAGGGTTACAACCAGGTTACAGTAGGATTATGGATACTAGGCATCACGTAACTGTAAATAGTTACTTGATGATTTGAGGACGGGCTTTACCCCATCATTTTTAGCAGTGACAAGTCTAACAGACAAGTCTATAGCGAATAGCAGATAAAGAGACCCCACCAACCATGTCTGTCGAACGAGAGGCATTTATTCTGTTCTCTATATATTGACTTTAATTTGTCACCCTTAACTATTATTTTTGAGATTTTTCCAGCTGAACTAGCTTAAATACACCGTTAACATATCGCGTAAAACGTTTATCCACCCAGAGAATATTGTGGTAAGTAGGATTTTCATAATAGTTCAGCGACGTTACAGATATGTAATATGTAGCATGAGGATTTCTTGGTTTATTTGGATGCTGTAGCTGCATGCCACTCTGTAGGCAAGTTTTATCTGCACTATTGAATAAAAATTTATATCATAAAAAATTAAGTAGTATGTTATTGCTAGGGGGTGGGTTATGAAGGATGTCTTGCGGCGCGGTGTTTGCCACTAATTATATTCAAATGAATTCTTTTCATTTTGAGAGTTTGCAATACATTACGTATTTTGcatttgtgattttgttttcatatacGGAACGTGTTATTCATATCATGGATATTGTTAATTATTCACGCGGTAAAGTATTAAAGTTGGCCTTTGTAAAAACTTGTTAGGTAAACGACGAATCAATCAGACGCAAAATAATAACCCACGTGGCATCGTAAGTTACATAGGTAGCTACCTCCATTGGTGACGagtgtttttaatattttcgCTCAAACCGGTTAAACAAATCAAACATTTACGTATTTGGTAAAACTGGTAAATGTATAGCGAGTGTAACAGCATAGGGGTATAGTATCAGGTTCCATTAGCTTTTTCAGATGTCTTGTGTTTTACATGGTCTGTTTAATTTTTTCTGCCAGGAATAGTATCAAGAACAGTGGAGACAGCTGAACCCCGTCCAGAAAGGGCAAATGGAAATTACATTTGGATATGGGGCCACTAGGAACAGAAGACTAATAGTATAGTACCTAATAGACAGTAAACGAAGTttggtgttgcggtgttaattTACACAACGGTAACTGTAAGAGCCAACAGACAGCAATCAGGTGCAACACAGGGGTCATGGCTTTGTGTGTTAAAAGCGAATATGATTCGGGTTCTGTACACACTGGGGATTCAGCAGCAACATGGGAAACTGACAGTCGTGGATTCTATCTGGATACTGAACAAATTAAAAGAGAAGTCGTTGATCCAGACTACATTAAAGTGGAACAACATAGTGACCTGCAGTGCCTTGGTGATTCAGGGCTAGTAGTCGAAGAAATGAAGTGTGAACCAGTTGGAGCTAAGACTGAAATCAAACAGTGTGAAGAGGATCTCAAAGAAATTATTGCAAATAGTGTGGAAACTCAAGAGGAAAATCGGCTCTTAGTCAATTATAACTCACAGTATGAGAATGGGAGTACTATTTATACAGTAATTAATTGGTCAGACTGTATCCAGAGTACAAAGACATTTGAGTTAGACCAGCAGATTAAACCAAACAGAAATAAACATAGCTGTCCTGAATGTGGCAAATGTTTTACAAGATCTTATACTTTAAGGCAACACAAGAAAATTCATTCGGGGGAAAAACCGCATAATTGTGCTGACTGTGGAAAAAGTTTTGCCAATACAAAATATTTGGCAAAACACAGAAGAAttcattctggaaaaaaaaaaaaccttatatGTGATTTGTGTGGGAAAAGTTTTGTAGATTCTTCATCTTTGAAGAAACACCATAAAGTCCACTCAGGGGAAAAACCCCACAGCTGTTCGGAATGTGGAAAAAGGTTTGCAGAAACATATTCCTTAAAAATGCATGCAAGACATCATTCAGGTGAGAAACCATACAGCTGTTCCCAGTGTGGGAAAAGTTTCTTTACTCTGTCATCATTAAAGAGGCACAAAAGGATTCATACAGGTGAAAAGCCAAATATCTGTGGACAATGTGGGAAAAGTTTTTCTGATCCCTCATCTTTTAAAAAGCACCTTAAAGTTCATTCAGGTGAAAAACCACACAAATGTGCTGTCTGTGGCAAGTGTTTTGCAGAGGCTGAAACTTTAAGGAAACATATGAGAATTCATTCAGGTGAAAAACCATACACCTGTTTCCAATGTGGGAAGAGTTATACACAGGCATACCAGTTAACAATACACAAGAGAATTCATTCAGGTGAAAAACCTTACAAATGCGTTGAATGTGGCAAGTGTTATGCACAGGCAAACAACTTAACAGTACATATGAGAATCCATTCAGGGGAAAAACCATATAAATGTACCCAGTGTGGAAAGAGTTATACACAGGCAAACAATTTGACAATACATATGAGAATTCATTCAGATGAAAAGCCTTACAAATGTACACAGTGTGGTAAGAGTTTTGCTGAAGCCGACAGCTTAACAACACACACAAGGATTCATTCAGGGGAGAAACCGTACAGATGTCCCCAGTGCGGGAAGGGTTTTATTTCTGTAGACTCTGTAAAACGACACCAGAAAAGACATTTTAGTGAAAAACCGCATGGTTGCTCTGAATGTGGGAAGAGATTTGCTGATGTAGGATCTTTAAAACTGCATAAAAGAATTCATTCAGGGGAGAAGGCATTCAGCTGTGACCAATGTGGAAAGCGCTTTGGCTATCCATCCTCATTATGGTACCACCAGAAAATGCACACAGGTGACTAGATAAGCACGGGGTTTGGGAAGTGTGTTTAATACTAGAAATGCACaatatattggttgatattgcCAGATTTTAGTCTATTTAAAGTTAGCAGCATCACAGCTAAAGATGTAATTACTAAAATCACAGAGATGATTGTATTGCATCAGTGCTTCTCAACCCGATTTTCagagacccccagacagtccacgtcttTGCTCCCTCTCAGGTCCTGTTAGGTTAGatgatcagccattttccatatTGGAGGACGAGGGATTTCGTCGACTCATTCACCACTTAGAAGCTCACTACAGTCTCCCGATTTGGCTCTACTTCACTGACGTCTCACTGCCTGCATTATATGACGTAGCTGCTATACACATTCACAGGATCTTAAGAAGTAGCGTCACCCACTTCAGTTTCACTGCAGATTCATGGAGCTCAAAGGTTAGTTATTTATCAGTATAGACAAAAACATATTTCTTAACTGTTTGGGCCAAAATGTATACATGGGTGTACCCCTATTTGTTAGCAGCATCACCATTGGTCAATAATGTAAATGTGCAAGATGGCATGGTGACTGATTGAGCAGTGCAGTAGTCATCGCTTTCAGGCTTGTAGGTTAAATTATTCTCCATGGCTCTGTATGTATtcaggtttgcatgttcttcctttGTTGTGCCTGTTTACTCCAGATAATCCAGTTTCCTTCTGTAGTCAACAAACATGGtaaattggtgtctctaaatggcCCGTAAGGTCTTACTGTGCATCTATAATCTACAGGAATCCTCTGTGGGATAGCATAGGCTTCATATCCACCACAGCCTTGTGCTGGAAAAGTGGTTATGGAAGGTATGTGGATGAATGAAGACATGCATCAGAAATAAATCATCACAGTAAATCCACATACTATCAAGTGAATTTAATTACTGTGTCATGCACCACTGAGTTTGCTTTTTGAATTTTGCAAATAATTTGTAAAGTGTGTGACAGTTTTTAACCGTGAGATACTGCCACTTACTGTATGCagatttaataaaatgaaattaaaccgCATTAAAGATTCCTGACATATCAAGTGTGGTGTAAATCAATTATAATGCCAGTCGAGGGGTATTACATTGCTTTTCAGTGAGAAACACAGTAGTGTAGTAGACTACAGGAATAGCAGACGTGTGTTGATCCACTGTTGTCCAATGTTTTCTCATTCACTATTCTGTTTCACCACAATGACCATGTACCATTTTATTGAATAAAATGTcatcattaaaaaacaaacaagctgCAGTCACAAGAGGACGCAGAAGCAGCCATGGGTTTTGtttaacaaaacaacaaaaaaattaaagagaAAAACCTCAGCATTTCCTTCATTACACCACCTTTTAGTGTCAGATGGTTGTGAAATGGTTTAATTTAAGCTCCAGCTACATCTGCAAATTATTGTATGTATCCTCATAAGATGCTGCAAATCTATTATTTGCAAGCTTGGTATATTGTGCTGTTTCCCATATTTGAGACATTGTTCCAAGGGTTTTGAATTAAATCTGGGTAGCAGCACAAGAGAATTACACACTACTTGGTGGAGATTGGGGAAGATGGTGTGTTTTCCTGTGTCCTGGACTGGAGGGTACCCAGAATTAAAGTCTGGCAGTCAATTGTGACTCCACAATTTCTCACTACACCCCTGCCCCTGCAGAGTAATTTGTGAGTGATCATACTTTAAGAATGTGCAATAGAAGTCATTTGTAGAACAATGTGCAGGTGTGCTAAATGTGCAAAttcttaatttgtttttaaaaagtagaTGCTAAACAAAACACAGTCTGTCGTTAAAGCTACGCAAACCCAGCATGTAAGTCAAAATTAAACTTGGATAAAAGTGTTCATATCTATTCCAAATGTGGAAAGAATTTCTCAGGAGCAAAAAGGAAAATGTACACCAGAATGCATTTGGGTGAGAAGTCATACCTGCGCACTCAAAGTGGGCAGCTTTGCGTGGGCTGTTGCTaaaaaaatgatgtaatatGGCTTTCAGGTGAAAACCATGCAAAATTGTCAGCTTAGAAAATATTGttttcaggggaaaaaaacatggcaGTTATTAATAGAGCCTGCGGTTTACCAATGGAAACTTGTTCAAAGTAAATAATGTGGTTTTTTTGGAAGGGTTACACTGGTTTGCAAAACTTCAATATGTTATTATAGAATTTGTATACTAACTTGTTTGTAGCACAGTGCATCAatccaagggcgtaactttggctggaacattgggggggttgaggtctccacccattatgggggaaacatgattattgggggggggctgcaaccccccccgtaatttacgcccatgcatCAATCGGGCAGAGCACCTACTGAAGGCAGTGGTGGTAAAGTCAAAGCAtgtcttcctgttcatatttcACTTATGAAGGATACTGCAAATACAATTTGATTTATAGTTTTGTTTACATAATATGAAGTTGTTTAATGACCAGGGATATTTTGGTAAGCCAGATATTGCAGAAACATTAGTAATGGGTTTCAGGTAACAAGCCAGACCATAATATGcatgaagcaaaaaaaaaaggggttAGACAGCATTCATCGACTTCTATTGGCACGTAACTGGAGATCTAAAAATTAGCATCACATTGCATTTTGCATTTAtaggcttgccttcttcccatagtgtatCCTGGTGTCTGTTCTCCAGGTAAATAACTCACATGCACCTGGCCGTCCACATGATATAACAGAAAATGACCCATGAGACCAGGCCATCtgcttccattgctccatggtccagttttGATGCTCATTTGTCCATTGTAGGCGCTTTCAGGGCTCCACACACTGATCTTACCTTCAGAGCAGTGATACGATTGGTGCATGGAGTTCGGTAGAAGAAAAGAGTTTGGACATtattaaactgctcactacaaagtctgtggattacCTTCAATATCCGAGTCgtgatttctggtaagaaaCATTGCAGTTTAATTTTCCCAAATTTTATTGACCACAGGAAGAATGCCATTATAATCAAGGGAAGCCCAACATTTCTACAGCcaatatctccaaaactaggtaactcccagcagaacaaccttGATTGATAGATAACACTGAAGCCGCAACCTTCAAGATAACTTTAACCCTGTGATGTCAGGTTGTTCAGATGAAGGCTGGTGAAATGGCCCTCTTAGCCACTGGAAGAGAAGCTAGTCATTCCAAGtttcatttttgaaatattGAAGTTCCAAAAAAGGCCCGTCAGCCATGCAAGATGAGCACGAGAGAACAGGACAATAGGGAGACTCTGTAGGCGATTGGGTCAATAAGCAGCTGCCATCAGTTTAGGACAGAGCAAGAATTTGTTTTGACAAGGTCTTGTCATCTGGGACAATATGGACTGAAAGGCCACTCTGCAGTGACAAAGCCACCCATCAGCaagaagaataaaaaggctAGACTAGCCCTTTGCTGAGGAGCACGTCAAGTGGACAGAGGAGAACTGGTGTAAAGATCATTTCAGCAAGAAAAGCTAGTTTAATTTGGTTGGTTCAGATGGGACACATGTGCAGCATTGAATTAGGAAAGACTCCCACCAGAGTGCAAAAAAATCAGATTAGAGGGGTGAGTGTCACGGCATGGGGTGTGACCTCAGCCACAGGAGTCAGGCTTCTCACACGGCTACATGACAAGGTGAATGTTAATGAGGATCAGAACCTCCTTCAGCAACATGTGGCTCCTTCTCTGTGAACATCACCTATTCAGCCAATGATTTCTATACAAGGCAATGCCCCTTACCACTGCCAAACGGATGAAGCAATTCCTCAAAGCTGAGTACATAGAGGCGATGAAATGGCCGACCCAGAGTCCCCATCAAGAATCTCTGGAAGGTAAATGGCGACAAAGTTATGGCAAATCTGATACAGTTACAGAATTGTGGAAGGAACTGGAAGACAAATGGAACAAAATCAAGTCAGAGTAGTGCAAGAAATTGCTCATGTCCTGTGGGCGCTCATGTGCCAATGTCATTGAAAACAAGGACCTCTACACATCCTATTCATTTCTGAGTTGTAACTGTCAAAAAAGTTGACAAAATTCATTTGCAAGTTTCTTCTGTAATAAGTATCCATTCTGTAATTTTGATCGCAAACCTATTATTTTGTGATGTGGGATAGATCTCTTCTATTCAGGAAAGAATAACTTTAAATTCAGATAAGCAACATTGTAAATGACAGAAATGCTCTCTAATTTTGATCACTACTGTATATTTACTTagcattccatccatccatttcctgaaaccgcttatcctgttcagggtcacggggggtccggaATCTATTATACTCAGCATTATTCTATTAAATTTAACTGTTCTGATATTGTGTTGTATAGCAAATTACAGTATTAAAATAACAAAGGAAAAGTATGTATTAGAGGTAACTGGAGCTCAGCTAAGCTTAGTACTAACCAGTTTGACcggattttttaattttattaccaTCTCATAGTTTTTCAGTGGGATCATAATAAAGTCTTAATAAAGTCATTAATAATTAAGAAAAAGCTTTACTTGTCTATCTGCattcacagttgtgtacataaTGTGGGCTGGTTTTGTAGCCTTAGATAGGTAATTTACACTCTCTCTTTGGATGAACAGATAATTGTATCCACTATctcaatttaaattaaaagttGTTGAAATGAATACTGTTTAAGCTCTCAAAGGCTAATTGCATtctccactggcataaaaacaaGGAGGAACAGAGAACAGTGTCAGCAGGACACACAATCGCTGCATAAAATCACTGTCATTATGCTCTCGTAACATTACAAACCACATCTCTGAAGGGTACAACCAGTGACTCTTGTGAGTCTAATCATGTGCTTGATGGACGAAACATACACCAAAAAGAAATTGACtaaataatgtattatttacaGAAGTGGGGAAAGACTGCACTGCTCAACCAGAACACACACCCAGATTCTTCTGAAGAAGAATTTTAATCTAGCACTTAATTATTTTGAACATAGAAAAGCTCACAGAACATAACTGTTTTCAGCCAAAACAAGTCCATGTTACTTAGTCATTCTGTAGATCGACAGAACATCAGGATTTTGGAATTCTCTGTAAAAAgctccttaaaaaaaatcagctgcaCAAGGTCTCCTCTGGGTGGcactgctgctgtttttgcTAGCCTGAGCTGTCATCGGTGACTTCAACACTCCAAACCGTGGCTTTTGCTTGGGGTCAAAGGCCACACGGGATGAGCCATCGGGGCTCACCAACAGGCTGCGGTCCGTCTTCCTGAACTCTGGATAAATGGAAAATAATCAAAATTCCATAAAGTGTGTGAGTCAATGCAGAATTCTCACAGGCATGCTTCATAACATCACCCCGCATAGCGAGCAGCTAACCTGCAGTCTTGTTGTTCTTCAGCCCAAAAGTGACCTTCTTAAATTCAGACAGCGGCGTCCGCCTCACCTGGAAGGAGAAACATTTTAGAACCTTCAAGCTCCTCATGCCAGATCCTTCGGGATGTTAACGAAATGTGGGAAATGCACACAATATAGAGCCACTCTGGAGCTCCCACTGCAGTGATGGTGCCACAGCTCCTTTCTAAAGCATCCTGCCAATCCCCGAGACCCTCAAGTCATTTCATTGCTGCTGATTTGTGTGCATCATCTTTGGTTGACTGTCCTTGTTTAACCTACATGGACCTCATTTACTCCAAACTGTCGCTTTACCCGATGTACGTGAGCAGGCCCCAGGGTGCCTGTTGCTCAGACCCATGTGTGGTACAGATACCTGCTTGGTGAATGTGGCCCGGCCTCCTTTACTCTTCCTGCAGAACAGAGGAACGGGTACAGCACCACTTTGAAACTTGACAAAATCTAACTTGGCCCCATCTGCTTTCTTCTTAAGGGCTTTTTTAGTTCTGCCTGGGCCAGCGTCCTGTAGCAAGAGAACCCAGGTatatttttaatgcattattCTGTGCTTTCATCTCGTGTTTTTGTGTGTCGTTATCTGTTTTGCGTTCCATTATGCGTTTTTTTGATTGTATATATTtcaatgatttgcaaaatatgcaaatcagAAAAGCAGATAAACCTATATGACAGTGGTATTGTAGTGTGGGTTTCTGAAATTTTGGTGTGGATATCAATAACTATCATAATATTCTAAAATTCTTATGTAGAAATGGTCAAATATGACAGGTGGTTTTGGTTTTTCTAAGTATGATGACCAAACTATTTTACTAATAGTTGGAGATTTCCTACTCAATAGAAGCAACTCAGAGGTGTTAACCATGCACCCTACTGACTCAACTGTTTGAATATTTTTTCTATCTCAACccttaaaatg contains:
- the LOC140586908 gene encoding uncharacterized protein, yielding MALCVKSEYDSGSVHTGDSAATWETDSRGFYLDTEQIKREVVDPDYIKVEQHSDLQCLGDSGLVVEEMKCEPVGAKTEIKQCEEDLKEIIANSVETQEENRLLVNYNSQYENGSTIYTVINWSDCIQSTKTFELDQQIKPNRNKHSCPECGKCFTRSYTLRQHKKIHSGEKPHNCADCGKSFANTKYLAKHRRIHSGKKKNLICDLCGKSFVDSSSLKKHHKVHSGEKPHSCSECGKRFAETYSLKMHARHHSGEKPYSCSQCGKSFFTLSSLKRHKRIHTGEKPNICGQCGKSFSDPSSFKKHLKVHSGEKPHKCAVCGKCFAEAETLRKHMRIHSGEKPYTCFQCGKSYTQAYQLTIHKRIHSGEKPYKCVECGKCYAQANNLTVHMRIHSGEKPYKCTQCGKSYTQANNLTIHMRIHSDEKPYKCTQCGKSFAEADSLTTHTRIHSGEKPYRCPQCGKGFISVDSVKRHQKRHFSEKPHGCSECGKRFADVGSLKLHKRIHSGEKAFSCDQCGKRFGYPSSLWYHQKMHTGD